A portion of the Zootoca vivipara chromosome 6, rZooViv1.1, whole genome shotgun sequence genome contains these proteins:
- the ICMT gene encoding protein-S-isoprenylcysteine O-methyltransferase, translated as MAGAEGKAGVGGRRGREARTSLTAFVLGSSVAAVPLLLSAPPPALLSGLGFQGRAALALHVAGVNAALLLAWGRAPGGMYQIAIRACFLGFAFGCGLLLSFGQSTWKHFGWYMCSLSFFHYSEYLVTAVNNPRSLSLDSFLINHSFEYNLAAISSWVEFTVEKFICPEMKQITWLSSAGLLMVVFGDCLRKAAMLTAGSNFNHIVQNEKSETHTLVTRGVYGWFRHPSYVGWFYWSIGTQVLLCNPVCMVGYTLASWRFFRERIEEEEMTLIHFFGEEYLAYKRRVPTGLPFIRGVKAEL; from the exons ATGGCCGGCGCTGAGGGGAAGGCGGGCGTCGGCGGGCGAAGGGGACGCGAGGCACGGACCAGCCTGACGGCCTTCGTGCTAGGAAGCTCCGTGGCGgctgtgccgctgctgctgtcgGCGCCTCCGCCGGCGCTGCTCTCCGGGCTGGGCTTCCAAGGCCGCGCTGCGCTGGCCCTTCATGTGGCCGGAGTCAACGCTGCCCTCCTGCTGGCCTGGGGTCGCGCCCCGGGGGGCATGTACCAG ATTGCCATCCGTGCCTGCTTCTTGGGCTTTGCATTCGGGTGTGGTTTATTGCTCAGCTTCGGACAATCTACGTGGAAGCATTTTGGATG GTATATGTGTTCGCTCTCATTCTTCCATTATTCTGAATACTTGGTGACAGCCGTTAACAACCCTAGAAGTCTCTCCTTGGATTCTTTCTTGATCAACCACAGCTTTGAATACAACCTAGCTGCAATCTCATCCTGGGTTGAGTTCACCGTGGAAAAATTCATTTGCCCAG AGATGAAGCAGATCACTTGGCTGAGTTCAGCAGGGCTGCTCATGGTGGTTTTCGGGGACTGTCTGAGGAAGGCCGCCATGCTCACAGCTGGCTCCAACTTCAACCACATTGTTCAGAATGAAAAATCGGAGACTCACACTCTCGTGACCAGAGGTGTTTATGGCTGGTTTCGTCACCCATCGTACGTGGGATGGTTTTACTGGAGTATCGGGACCCAG GTATTGCTGTGCAATCCAGTCTGCATGGTGGGCTACACGCTGGCATCCTGGCGCTTCTTCCGGGAGCGGATAGAAGAGGAGGAGATGACGCTGATCCATTTCTTTGGGGAAGAGTACCTGGCCTACAAGAGGAGAGTCCCTACAGGCTTGCCGTTCATCAGAGGCGTGAAAGCAGAGCTATGA